Proteins encoded together in one Temnothorax longispinosus isolate EJ_2023e chromosome 5, Tlon_JGU_v1, whole genome shotgun sequence window:
- the Tpx-3 gene encoding thioredoxin peroxidase 3, with product MFRLLASLRTRAGTLVATATDSLARTDNTSFARGVRNFTVSSKLLSDGPQIQKPAPDFSGTAVVKGDFKEIKLSDYKGKYVVLFFYPLDFTFVCPTEIIAFSEKVSEFEALNTQVIGVSTDSHFSHLAWINTPRKQGGLGGDLGYPLLSDFNKTISNKYNVLLQDSGIALRGLFIIDKEGVLRQFCVNDLPVGRSVEETLRLIKAFQFVEKHGEVCPANWQPDSKTIKPNPKDSKQYFESVN from the exons GTTGCCACTGCAACTGATTCGCTGGCGAGAACTGATAATACATCGTTTGCGAGAGGTGTTCGTAATTTCACAGTGAGCTCAAAACTACTCAGCGATGGACCGCAGATCCAGAAACCCGCTCCGGATTTCTCTGGTACCGCAGTAGTTAAAGGCGACTTCAAGGAGATCAAGTTGAGCGACTACAAAGGGAAATACGTTGTTCTGTTTTTCTACCCATTAGACTT TACATTTGTTTGCCCAACGGAGATAATTGCATTTAGTGAGAAGGTCTCGGAGTTTGAAGCTCTGAATACACAAGTGATCGGAGTGTCGACAGATTCGCACTTTAGCCATTTGGCATGGATTAATACCCCGAGGAAACAGGGTGGCCTCGGAGGAGACTTGGGCTATCCTCTTTTGAGCGATTTCAATAAGACCATATCGAACAAATACAATGTTTTGTTGCAAGACTCGGGAATCGCTCTCAGAGGTCTCTTCATCATAGACAAGGAGGGAGTTCTTCGACAGTTTTGCGTCAATGATCTCCCAGTTGGCAGGAGCGTCGAAGAGACATTGAGATTGATCAAGGCCTTCCAGTTTGTCGAGAAGCACGGCGAGGTATGTCCTGCAAATTGGCAGCCCGATTCCAAAACTATTAAGCCGAATCCAAAAGATAGCAAACAATACTTTGAATCGGTTAATTAA